A region from the Ichthyobacterium seriolicida genome encodes:
- a CDS encoding DUF6048 family protein yields MLRYIISVLLLFCSLYVEAQSTSSNEEVQIEVDTIPYSPPSDGLRIGADIFSPIWSMYNGRESYGSTIDTRVYDRYFINGQFGIGKSNFKNDFIEAVEEGKFFKIGVNYDLFKRTDDENNMVYIGLRYGSAFVKQKMNYVIKDNDPKMEFSKSLGLVEINPHFMEFCFGIEVEITSMIYFGWSLNIGHIIHGRAPDDKGAAEAIYIPGLGMHNDGLNLHFQYNVSFFLPYRWFF; encoded by the coding sequence ATGTTAAGATATATTATTAGTGTATTATTACTGTTTTGCAGTCTTTATGTAGAGGCTCAGAGTACTTCTTCTAATGAAGAAGTTCAAATAGAGGTAGACACCATTCCTTATAGTCCCCCTAGCGATGGTCTCAGGATAGGGGCAGATATCTTTTCTCCAATTTGGAGTATGTACAATGGGAGAGAATCATATGGATCAACTATAGATACTAGGGTTTATGATCGTTATTTTATCAATGGGCAATTTGGTATTGGAAAATCTAATTTTAAAAATGATTTTATAGAGGCTGTTGAAGAGGGAAAATTTTTCAAAATAGGAGTTAATTACGATCTATTTAAAAGGACTGACGATGAAAACAATATGGTTTATATAGGCCTTCGCTATGGTTCTGCTTTTGTAAAGCAAAAAATGAATTATGTGATAAAAGACAATGACCCTAAAATGGAATTCAGTAAATCTTTAGGTTTAGTTGAGATAAATCCACATTTTATGGAGTTTTGTTTCGGTATAGAAGTAGAGATTACATCTATGATTTATTTTGGATGGTCTTTGAATATAGGTCATATTATTCACGGGAGGGCTCCTGATGACAAAGGAGCAGCAGAAGCCATATACATTCCTGGATTAGGAATGCACAACGACGGACTAAACCTTCATTTTCAATATAATGTGAGCTTTTTCTTGCCTTACAGATGGTTTTTCTAG
- a CDS encoding DUF6452 family protein, with product MKKIVLISVFFLFLSCEKDDVCIDGVTPKLKVEFFTKKKTSKGRDIDQKKHLTDLTVIWKDTTDTIIKDSKNVQSVDLKLDFTKNHTEFVFITGENKDTIKVKYNRKPVFVSKACGYKITFNNPKFEYSKNLIKEIKLVETGMNITVDDETHVKIYY from the coding sequence ATGAAAAAAATAGTTTTAATATCAGTATTTTTTCTCTTTTTATCCTGTGAGAAAGATGACGTTTGTATAGATGGCGTCACTCCAAAATTAAAAGTGGAGTTTTTTACCAAAAAAAAGACTAGTAAAGGGAGGGATATAGATCAGAAGAAGCACTTAACAGATCTCACTGTCATATGGAAAGACACGACAGATACGATAATTAAAGATTCTAAAAATGTTCAAAGCGTAGATTTAAAATTGGATTTTACAAAGAATCACACAGAATTTGTATTTATTACAGGAGAAAACAAAGATACTATCAAGGTCAAATACAATAGGAAGCCTGTTTTTGTATCTAAGGCTTGTGGTTATAAAATAACTTTTAACAACCCTAAGTTTGAATACAGTAAAAATCTCATAAAAGAGATAAAATTAGTTGAGACAGGAATGAATATTACCGTAGACGATGAGACGCATGTTAAGATATATTATTAG
- the purL gene encoding phosphoribosylformylglycinamidine synthase — protein MVQFYKNPSGKVYFVVSSKDIDSQTQQKLEWLFGEAQKVDSESLKGYYLGPSPEMISPWSTNAVDITVSMGIEGIQRIEEFQEVYSEEVEYDSMLQKLYKNICENSLETKIKREDIIFIDDIDSYNIQEGLALNQNEINYLNQLSLRLNRKLTDSEVFGFSQINSEHCRHKIFNSKYIIDGQEKDHTLFELIKDTSKKSPDNIVSAYKDNVAFVKGDIIEQFAPEKGDQPSSFKTKNIDAVLSLKAETHNFPTTVEPFNGAATGSGGEIRDRLAGGKGSLPLIGTAVYMTSYSRLKESVDSSLSSRFWEKATEPRDWLYQTPSDILIKASNGASDFGNKFGQPLICGSVLSFEHFENDEKYGFDKVVMLAGGVGYAKKEDSFKSNPEEGDVIVIIGGDNYRIGMGGSSVSSVDTGDFRKTIELSAIQRSNPEMQKRVANVIRSMVESDDNIIVSIHDHGAGGHLNCLSELVEKTGAYIDLNKLPIGDKTLSAKELIGNESQERMGLIVKPKDLPILQRIAKREKAPLYVVGEVRGDKVFRIECSITGEKPIDLNIEDIFENTPQGSVIDKSVDRKFSSINYDVEKLDEYLSDVLKLEAVACKDWLTNKVDRCVTGRVARQQTVGSLQLPLSDVGVVALDYRGNKGIATSIGHSPVTALIDPVGGSRNSIAEALTNLIWAPLSDRLDGVSLSANWMWSCGNEGEDHRLYEAVKGLRDFAVELGINIPTGKDSLSMTQKYPDGDPVYSPGTVIISAIGKCQDVKKVIKPVFNRDKKSNIYYIDLSGDAYSLGGSSFAQIVNKIGDIAPTIRDVKAFKCAFNTVQDLILEDKILAGHDISAGGIITTLLEMCFAENDLGAEISLGQIGENDIIKLLFSENAGIIFQAKDDVEEILESKNINYKKIGKVTDKPILKIVNMDNVYNFDIQKLRDEWYETSYLLDSRQSGKDKARERFENYKKQPLYFSFPKYFTGKFRDLGISPDRKQGPKIKAAVIREKGSNTEREMAYALYLAGFDVLDVHMTDLMSGREDLKDVNFIAAIGGFSNSDVLNSAKGWAGSFKYNNNAKKALYNFFDRNDTLSIGVCNGCQLFIELGLITPSHSEKPKMSHNDSNKFESAFINIYIPRNDSVMLHTLSDTRLGIWTAHGEGKFNLPYEEDKYNIVGKYAYSEYPANPNGSDYETMALSTQDGRHIAMMPHLDRSIFPWNWAHYPDRDDQVSPWIEAFINARKWIENNGV, from the coding sequence ATGGTACAGTTTTATAAGAATCCATCTGGTAAGGTTTATTTTGTGGTTAGTTCCAAAGATATAGATTCTCAAACCCAACAGAAATTAGAGTGGTTATTTGGCGAGGCTCAAAAGGTAGATAGTGAATCTTTAAAGGGATATTACTTGGGGCCTAGTCCTGAGATGATTTCTCCTTGGAGTACTAACGCTGTGGATATAACTGTAAGTATGGGTATAGAGGGCATACAGCGAATAGAAGAGTTTCAAGAAGTGTACAGCGAAGAAGTAGAATACGATTCTATGTTACAGAAGTTGTATAAAAACATATGTGAAAACAGTTTAGAGACAAAGATAAAAAGAGAAGATATCATCTTTATCGATGATATAGATTCTTATAATATACAAGAGGGCTTAGCCTTGAATCAAAATGAGATTAACTATTTAAATCAACTAAGTCTGCGTTTAAATAGAAAATTGACAGATTCTGAAGTATTTGGTTTTTCGCAGATAAACTCAGAGCACTGCAGGCATAAGATTTTTAATAGTAAATACATTATAGACGGTCAGGAAAAGGATCATACCCTTTTTGAATTGATAAAAGACACGTCTAAAAAATCTCCAGACAACATAGTTTCTGCTTACAAAGACAATGTGGCTTTTGTAAAAGGAGATATAATAGAGCAATTTGCTCCTGAAAAAGGAGATCAACCAAGTAGCTTTAAAACTAAAAATATAGATGCTGTTTTATCCTTAAAGGCAGAAACTCATAATTTCCCCACTACTGTAGAACCTTTTAATGGAGCGGCTACTGGATCTGGAGGAGAGATAAGAGACCGACTAGCAGGAGGTAAAGGCAGTCTCCCTTTAATAGGGACAGCCGTATATATGACTTCTTATTCTAGGTTAAAGGAGAGCGTCGATAGTTCGCTTAGTAGTAGGTTTTGGGAAAAGGCGACAGAGCCTAGAGATTGGTTATATCAGACTCCTTCGGATATATTGATAAAGGCTTCTAATGGTGCGAGTGATTTTGGAAATAAATTTGGGCAACCTCTTATATGTGGATCTGTACTTTCATTCGAACACTTCGAAAACGATGAGAAATACGGTTTTGATAAAGTAGTTATGTTGGCAGGTGGAGTGGGATATGCAAAAAAAGAAGATAGTTTTAAAAGTAACCCAGAAGAAGGAGATGTAATTGTTATTATAGGAGGAGATAATTATAGGATAGGCATGGGAGGTAGTTCTGTTTCTTCGGTAGATACCGGAGATTTTAGAAAGACTATAGAGTTAAGCGCTATACAGAGATCTAATCCTGAAATGCAGAAAAGGGTGGCTAATGTCATCAGGTCTATGGTAGAATCAGATGATAATATCATAGTTTCAATTCATGATCACGGAGCTGGAGGACATCTAAACTGTCTTTCTGAATTAGTTGAAAAGACTGGAGCCTACATAGATTTGAATAAATTGCCAATAGGCGATAAAACCTTGTCAGCCAAAGAGTTAATCGGCAATGAGTCTCAGGAGCGTATGGGGCTTATAGTAAAACCTAAAGATCTGCCTATTTTACAGAGGATAGCAAAGAGGGAGAAAGCGCCTTTGTATGTGGTGGGAGAGGTAAGAGGAGATAAGGTCTTCAGAATAGAATGTTCTATTACAGGAGAAAAGCCTATAGATTTAAATATTGAAGATATATTCGAGAATACTCCTCAAGGATCTGTGATAGACAAATCTGTAGATAGAAAATTCTCTAGTATAAATTATGATGTAGAAAAACTAGATGAATACTTATCAGATGTTTTGAAACTAGAGGCTGTAGCTTGTAAAGATTGGCTTACAAACAAAGTAGATAGATGTGTCACAGGTCGAGTAGCTAGACAGCAAACAGTTGGATCTCTGCAATTGCCTCTTAGTGATGTGGGTGTGGTAGCTCTGGATTACAGAGGGAATAAAGGTATAGCTACCTCTATAGGTCATTCTCCTGTAACGGCTTTGATAGACCCCGTAGGGGGATCTCGTAATTCTATAGCAGAAGCATTGACAAATTTAATATGGGCTCCGTTATCTGATAGATTAGATGGTGTTTCATTAAGTGCTAATTGGATGTGGTCTTGTGGAAATGAGGGTGAAGATCACAGGTTGTATGAGGCAGTTAAAGGTCTTAGAGATTTCGCTGTAGAGTTGGGAATAAATATCCCAACGGGTAAAGATTCATTGTCTATGACCCAAAAATACCCTGACGGTGATCCTGTCTATTCTCCAGGGACGGTTATCATCTCTGCTATAGGTAAATGCCAAGACGTTAAAAAAGTAATAAAGCCAGTATTTAATAGAGATAAAAAAAGTAATATCTATTATATAGATCTCTCGGGAGATGCTTATAGTTTAGGGGGAAGTAGTTTTGCACAGATAGTAAATAAAATAGGGGATATAGCTCCTACGATTAGAGATGTTAAGGCCTTCAAATGTGCATTTAACACTGTTCAAGATCTGATATTAGAAGATAAGATCTTAGCAGGACACGATATATCTGCTGGAGGTATTATAACTACATTGTTAGAGATGTGTTTTGCAGAGAACGATTTGGGAGCAGAGATATCTCTGGGGCAAATAGGAGAGAACGATATTATAAAGTTATTATTTTCAGAAAATGCTGGAATAATATTTCAAGCTAAGGATGATGTAGAAGAGATATTAGAGTCTAAAAATATTAACTATAAAAAAATAGGAAAGGTTACTGACAAGCCTATTTTGAAGATTGTAAATATGGATAATGTTTACAATTTCGATATACAAAAATTGAGGGATGAATGGTATGAAACTTCTTATCTATTAGATAGTAGACAGAGTGGAAAAGATAAAGCCAGAGAGAGATTTGAGAATTACAAAAAACAGCCGTTATATTTTTCTTTTCCTAAATACTTCACTGGAAAGTTTAGAGATTTAGGTATTTCACCAGATAGAAAACAAGGCCCTAAGATAAAGGCTGCTGTTATAAGGGAGAAAGGAAGTAATACTGAAAGAGAGATGGCTTATGCTCTTTATCTAGCAGGTTTTGATGTATTAGATGTGCACATGACTGATTTGATGAGTGGCCGAGAAGATTTAAAAGATGTGAATTTTATAGCAGCCATAGGTGGTTTTTCTAACTCGGATGTGTTAAACTCTGCTAAGGGATGGGCTGGTTCTTTCAAGTATAATAACAACGCTAAAAAGGCTCTTTATAACTTTTTTGACAGGAATGACACTTTATCTATAGGGGTCTGCAATGGTTGTCAATTATTCATAGAATTAGGACTTATAACTCCTTCTCACAGTGAGAAGCCTAAAATGTCACACAACGATTCTAATAAGTTTGAATCTGCTTTTATAAACATTTACATCCCAAGGAACGATTCAGTAATGTTACACACTTTGTCCGACACGAGGTTAGGTATTTGGACAGCTCATGGTGAAGGCAAGTTCAATTTGCCTTATGAAGAGGACAAATACAATATAGTCGGCAAGTATGCTTATTCTGAATATCCAGCTAATCCTAACGGATCGGATTATGAGACAATGGCTTTATCCACTCAAGATGGGAGGCATATAGCTATGATGCCTCATTTAGATCGTTCTATTTTTCCTTGGAATTGGGCGCATTACCCCGACAGAGATGACCAAGTATCTCCTTGGATAGAAGCCTTTATAAATGCAAGGAAATGGATAGAAAATAATGGAGTATGA
- a CDS encoding FAD:protein FMN transferase translates to MVKYIVCNFNKLSISFSLGRVLSLLVISFILSACEENIDIMHLYEGDVFGTTYSIKYTAREDQDYKTDIDSLFKVINKSMSTYSADSDISKINDGKVVYIDEMFEEVFFKSKEIYNKTEGYFDPTVYVLEKMGNADSEKDLQELRNLVGFGKLKLIDGYIYKDDPDVIFTFNAIAKGYAIDLVGRLLDKKGSQNYLIEIGGEILVKGKKIDGKKWMVGIESPRMDLDRQIAEYLVMEDQAVATSGNYRKYTIDKQTNKKRVHIINPISGEDQESDIISASVVSKSCMIADAYATAFMAMGFDKSISHLKESREDISVYFIYIDSEGNEKTYISENLKKQIIRFL, encoded by the coding sequence ATGGTAAAATATATTGTTTGCAACTTCAATAAGTTATCGATTTCATTTTCCTTGGGAAGGGTTTTGTCTCTATTGGTGATCTCTTTTATATTATCTGCATGTGAGGAAAATATAGATATAATGCATTTATATGAAGGAGATGTATTCGGCACTACTTACAGCATTAAATATACGGCTCGAGAAGACCAGGACTATAAAACCGATATAGATAGTCTGTTTAAGGTTATAAACAAATCCATGTCTACTTATTCAGCAGATTCTGATATATCAAAGATAAATGATGGGAAGGTTGTGTATATAGATGAGATGTTTGAAGAGGTTTTTTTTAAATCTAAAGAAATATACAATAAGACAGAGGGTTATTTTGATCCTACTGTATATGTTTTAGAAAAAATGGGCAATGCTGATTCCGAGAAGGATTTACAAGAGCTTAGAAATTTAGTGGGCTTTGGTAAATTAAAATTGATAGATGGATATATCTATAAAGACGATCCAGATGTAATTTTTACTTTTAATGCTATAGCCAAAGGGTATGCTATAGACCTTGTGGGTAGGCTTTTAGATAAAAAAGGCTCTCAAAACTATTTGATAGAGATAGGAGGAGAGATATTAGTAAAGGGCAAAAAGATAGATGGTAAAAAATGGATGGTAGGCATAGAGTCTCCAAGAATGGATTTAGACAGACAAATAGCTGAATATTTAGTTATGGAAGATCAAGCCGTAGCCACTTCTGGAAACTATAGAAAATACACAATAGATAAACAGACTAATAAGAAACGCGTTCACATAATAAATCCTATTTCAGGAGAAGACCAAGAGAGCGATATTATAAGTGCCTCGGTGGTATCTAAGAGTTGTATGATAGCAGATGCTTATGCTACAGCGTTTATGGCTATGGGTTTTGATAAATCTATATCTCATTTAAAAGAGTCTCGTGAGGATATAAGTGTTTATTTTATCTACATAGACAGCGAGGGTAATGAGAAAACCTACATAAGTGAAAACTTAAAAAAACAAATAATAAGATTCTTATAA
- the pheT gene encoding phenylalanine--tRNA ligase subunit beta: MKISYDWLRDYLEIDDTIEHVCKLLTDIGLEVEATEVFETVKGGLRGVVVGEVLSCRKHPNAEKLNITSVDVGNESVLEIVCGAANVEAGQKVPVALVGTVLYGDNGEEFEIKRRKIRGLDSNGMICAEDEIGISSEKSHGIMVLDKDLPVGMPASEVFNVKSDYIIEIGLTPNRADAMSHFGVARDIKAAYERLNKNFIWNSNKAIDNFSISSKDKDCISVKVEDEVLAPRYAGLSISNLKIMPSPKWLQDRLISIGVSPVNNVVDITNYISHDLGQPLHAFDLDQIRGGIVVRRASKGEKITTLDEIERELHTDDLVICDSEKPMCIAGVLGGKLSGVSNNTDKIFLESAYFNPVSIRKTSKRHSINTQSSFKFERGIDPNLCLYALKKAALLICEIAGGEISSDIFDNYPNPIKASVIDFSIDRAQRIIGKEMSSSEIKSILKSLEIEIISENKNSLNIQVPAYRVDVEREIDVIEDVLRIYGYDNIEPSEKVSIPIISNDKKNCPEKITGIIADYISYNGFNEIMTNSLTKESYTTASNSLKENEYVKILNPLSSDLSLMRQTMLFGGLEVISFNINRKETDLKLFEFGNVYRQVGEDYIEKKQLSLFVTGKRGSDNWIKKYQDVDLFYSKGILENILNKLGIKDTEYVPVKNDLFSEGLGIELDGKTIASMGWVSSNILKRANVKQGVIFIDFYWDEILESLREDNIKHEDMAKYPKVRRDLSLLLDEGVSYQQILKASTRAELKILKEVDLFDVYQGENLPKGKKSYSISFVLQDQDKTLTDKRIEKTMNKIQSALELQFGATLR; the protein is encoded by the coding sequence ATGAAAATATCATATGATTGGTTGAGAGATTATCTAGAGATAGATGATACTATAGAACATGTATGTAAATTACTTACAGATATAGGTTTAGAGGTAGAGGCAACAGAAGTATTTGAAACTGTAAAGGGTGGATTGAGAGGTGTAGTAGTCGGAGAGGTTTTAAGTTGTCGGAAGCATCCCAATGCTGAAAAACTAAATATCACAAGTGTAGATGTAGGTAATGAGAGTGTTTTAGAAATCGTGTGTGGAGCTGCTAATGTAGAGGCGGGGCAAAAGGTTCCAGTCGCTTTAGTTGGGACTGTTCTCTACGGTGACAATGGAGAAGAATTCGAAATAAAGAGAAGAAAGATAAGGGGTTTGGATTCCAATGGCATGATCTGTGCTGAAGATGAAATAGGTATTAGTAGTGAAAAATCTCATGGCATTATGGTCTTAGATAAAGACCTTCCCGTTGGAATGCCTGCTTCAGAAGTTTTCAATGTAAAGAGTGATTATATAATAGAGATAGGCCTAACTCCTAACAGGGCTGATGCCATGAGTCACTTTGGGGTGGCACGTGATATTAAAGCTGCATATGAACGTTTGAATAAAAACTTTATTTGGAATTCTAATAAGGCGATAGACAATTTTAGTATTAGTTCTAAAGATAAAGACTGTATTTCTGTAAAGGTAGAAGATGAAGTATTAGCACCTCGTTATGCAGGCCTGAGTATATCTAATTTAAAAATAATGCCTTCTCCAAAATGGCTTCAAGACAGATTGATTAGTATAGGAGTCTCTCCTGTAAACAATGTTGTAGACATAACAAATTATATTTCACACGATTTAGGCCAACCACTTCACGCTTTCGACTTAGATCAGATAAGAGGAGGAATAGTTGTAAGGAGGGCTTCTAAAGGCGAAAAGATCACAACTTTAGATGAAATAGAAAGAGAACTGCATACTGATGATTTAGTTATTTGCGATTCTGAAAAGCCCATGTGTATAGCTGGCGTTTTAGGAGGAAAACTCTCAGGAGTCTCTAACAATACTGATAAAATATTTTTAGAGAGCGCTTATTTCAATCCTGTATCTATAAGAAAAACATCTAAGAGGCACAGTATAAATACTCAATCATCTTTTAAATTCGAAAGAGGTATAGATCCAAATCTATGTCTTTATGCACTCAAAAAAGCTGCTCTTTTAATATGTGAAATTGCAGGAGGAGAAATATCTTCAGATATTTTTGACAACTATCCCAACCCTATAAAGGCTTCTGTTATAGATTTTTCTATAGATAGAGCCCAACGCATTATAGGAAAAGAGATGTCGTCGTCTGAGATAAAATCAATACTAAAGAGCCTAGAGATAGAGATAATTTCTGAGAACAAAAATTCCCTTAACATACAGGTGCCAGCCTATAGGGTTGATGTAGAAAGGGAAATAGATGTAATAGAAGACGTATTGAGAATTTACGGTTATGACAATATAGAGCCATCTGAGAAAGTCAGTATTCCTATTATCAGTAATGATAAAAAGAACTGTCCAGAAAAAATCACAGGAATTATAGCAGATTATATCTCTTATAATGGCTTTAATGAAATCATGACAAATTCTTTAACTAAGGAATCCTACACTACTGCATCAAACTCCTTGAAAGAGAATGAATACGTTAAAATATTAAACCCTTTGAGTAGTGATTTATCCCTAATGAGGCAAACCATGTTATTTGGAGGCTTGGAAGTGATTAGTTTTAATATAAATAGAAAAGAGACAGATCTCAAATTATTTGAATTTGGAAATGTATACCGTCAAGTAGGCGAAGATTATATAGAGAAAAAACAACTTAGTCTATTTGTAACTGGAAAGAGAGGCTCAGATAATTGGATAAAGAAATACCAAGATGTAGATTTGTTTTATTCAAAGGGAATATTGGAAAATATTCTAAATAAGTTGGGGATTAAAGACACAGAATATGTGCCTGTAAAAAACGATCTTTTCTCAGAGGGTTTAGGTATTGAATTAGATGGTAAAACAATAGCTTCTATGGGATGGGTAAGTTCTAATATCCTAAAAAGGGCTAATGTAAAGCAAGGAGTTATTTTCATTGATTTTTATTGGGATGAAATATTAGAATCTTTGAGAGAAGATAATATAAAACACGAGGATATGGCAAAATATCCTAAGGTGAGAAGAGACCTTTCATTGCTTTTAGATGAGGGGGTGTCGTATCAGCAAATACTCAAAGCTAGCACTCGTGCTGAGTTAAAAATCCTAAAAGAAGTAGATTTATTCGATGTGTATCAAGGAGAAAATCTACCTAAAGGCAAGAAGTCTTATTCTATAAGTTTTGTATTACAAGACCAAGACAAAACTCTTACTGATAAGAGAATAGAAAAGACCATGAATAAAATACAATCCGCTTTAGAACTCCAATTTGGAGCAACACTTAGATAA